From Epinephelus lanceolatus isolate andai-2023 chromosome 12, ASM4190304v1, whole genome shotgun sequence, the proteins below share one genomic window:
- the LOC117272376 gene encoding protein shisa-like-2B, whose amino-acid sequence MSAECSSYYSADGVFVEGFSCPRPGNAVAAVYCCGFNDVKYCCDDPNSFFPYEYGYMWWLSIGALVGLSIAAVVLLAFLITVCVLCYLFIATKPSRLDNGLPLRAPEGDPSEGSSHVRVTCVSGPQGFRKHFMSRKLDCDNQPPDPELLFQRCFTATVTGMKAETPSQASERLLVKKRDQQSRDQESQ is encoded by the exons ATGAGCGCTGAATGCAGCAGTTACTACAGCGCTGACGGTGTCTTTGTGGAAGGATTCTCGTGCCCCAGACCGGGCaacgctgttgctgctgtgtacTGCTGCGGATTTAACGATGTCAAGTACTGCTGTGATGATCCCAACAGTTTCTTTCCGTATGAGTATGGATACATGTGGTGGCTGAG taTCGGCGCTCTGGTTGGTCTGTCCATTGCAGCGGTGGTCCTCCTTGCCTTCCTCATCACTGTATGTGTCCTCTGCTACCTCTTTATCGCCACCAAACCCAGTCGTCTTGACAATGGCCTGCCCCTCAGAGCGCcag AAGGAGATCCCAGTGAGGGATCCAGTCATGTGAGAGTCACCTGTGTCTCTGGCCCGCAGGGATTCAGAAAACACTTCATGAGCCGAAAACTGGACTGCGATAACCAGCCGCCAGACCCCGAGCTCCTGTTCCAGAGATGTTTCACAGCTACCGTCACGGGCATGAAAGCGGAAACTCCTTCACAGGCCTCAGAGAGACTTCTTGTTAAAAAAAGGGACCAGCAGTCCAGGGATCAAGAGAGTCAGTAA